In Aquila chrysaetos chrysaetos chromosome 2, bAquChr1.4, whole genome shotgun sequence, the following are encoded in one genomic region:
- the ATP5MJ gene encoding ATP synthase subunit ATP5MJ, mitochondrial gives MVQTMLPKSLRAMKFYFTTVYQEIWVGVALTAYVYYKISYGGKKAVADKSSGAGHH, from the exons ATGGTGCAGACCATGCTTCCAAAGTCACTGAGAGCCATGAAATTCTACTTCACAACCGTGTATCAAGAAATATGGGTTGGTGTAGCATTAACAGCTTATGTCTATTACAAAATTTCATATGGTG gcaaaaAAGCAGTGGCAGATA AGTCCTCTGGTGCTGGCCATCATTAA